One Melanotaenia boesemani isolate fMelBoe1 chromosome 8, fMelBoe1.pri, whole genome shotgun sequence DNA segment encodes these proteins:
- the foxq1a gene encoding forkhead box protein Q1a, whose protein sequence is MKLEVLRGSQYDMKHFEMSSDAEGTVRSPLTAEEELGSDGDVAHSPSPVTPCGSSKSKPYTRRPKPPLSYIALIAMAIRDSPSGRPTLAEINDYLMKKFPFFRGSYTGWRNSVRHNLSLNDCFLKVLRDPSRPWGKDNYWMLNPQSEYTFADGVFRRRRKRINKKFIQEKGMSEHAEESQNTHHPAPAPKPDPCTKFTSSFAIESILSKPFKADSNKKDFRFFPGLNRPCYTERMMHHSNTPASFPYMKVFWHLDPNAYDAGLLS, encoded by the coding sequence ATGAAGCTGGAAGTTTTACGCGGAAGCCAATATGACATGAAACACTTCGAGATGTCCAGTGATGCAGAGGGGACTGTGCGGTCCCCCCTTACCGCAGAGGAGGAGCTGGGGTCGGATGGAGACGTGGCCCACAGCCCTTCACCTGTCACTCCGTGTGGGAGCAGCAAGTCCAAACCATACACACGGAGACCAAAGCCTCCGCTGTCATACATCGCTCTCATAGCCATGGCCATCCGGGATTCTCCTTCTGGACGCCCTACTTTGGCGGAAATAAACGACTATCTGATGAAGAAGTTTCCTTTCTTCAGGGGCAGCTACACCGGCTGGAGGAACTCGGTTCGACATAACCTTTCTCTAAATGACTGTTTTCTCAAAGTGCTTCGGGACCCGTCTAGACCCTGGGGAAAGGACAACTACTGGATGCTTAACCCCCAGAGCGAGTACACTTTCGCTGATGGGGTGTTCCGGCGCAGAAGAAAGCGCATTAATAAAAAGTTCATCCAGGAGAAAGGGATGTCCGAGCACGCAGAGGAATCACAGAATACCCACCATCCTGCACCAGCCCCCAAGCCTGATCCCTGTACCAAGTTTACCAGCTCGTTTGCTATTGAAAGCATTCTCAGCAAACCGTTCAAGGCAGActcaaacaaaaaagatttccGTTTCTTCCCTGGCTTAAACCGGCCCTGCTACACTGAACGTATGATGCACCATTCAAATACACCTGCCTCATTTCCATACATGAAGGTGTTCTGGCATTTGGACCCAAACGCATATGACGCTGGGCTGCTTTCATAa